Below is a genomic region from Acidimicrobiia bacterium.
CCGCCGGGACGCGCGTCGGCTTCGCGAACCACAAGGGCAAGAAGCTGTGTCGCGCGGGCCTCGCGATCGACGGCTCGGGAGCGATCGTCGCCGCGATGATGGCCGGCGACATGCACGTCGCCCCGCCCGACACGCTCGATCGCGTCGCGACCGCGCTTGTCGGCGGTTCGACCGCCGACGCCGACGATCTGCGGAAGCGCATCGGATCGGTGTGGGACGACGCGAGCGTGCACCAGGCCGACGCCACGATGGGCGTCACGACCGAAGACCTGCTGACCGCGGTCACCAAGGCCGCCGCGGTCGCGGGAGGAGCGGCATGAAGATCGCGGGCTCTCGCATCCTCGTCACGGGCGCGTCCTCGGGCATCGGCGCCGCGCTCGCGCCGCAACTCGCGGCCGCGGGCGCGACGGTCGGGATCGTGGCGCGGCGCGCGGACCGGCTCGAGGCCGTCCTCGCGGAGTGCCGGAAGCACGCGCCGGAGTCGCGCATGTGGTCCGCCGATCTCGGCGACCTCGACCGCGCCGAGGAGGTCGCGCTCGAAGCGTGGGACGCGTTCGGCGGGCTCGACGGCCTCGTGAACAACGCCGCGATGCCGAAGCGCACGCCGGTCACGAAGCTCACGCCCGCCGACGTGACGTTGCTCATGGACGTCGACTTCCACTCCCCCGTCCGCATGAGCCTCGCGTTGCTCCCCAAGATGATCGAGCGCGGCTCCGGAATGATCATGTTCGTGTCGAGCATGGGCGGTCGCATCCCGATCGCGAACGAGGCCGCGTACAACGCCGCGAAATACGCGATGTGCGGTTGGAGCGAGGCGATGTTCCTCGACCTCTACGGCACGGGTGTCGAGGTGAAGCTCGTGCTGCCCGGTCCGATCGACACCGAGATCTGGGAACAGCCCGACAACGAGGCCGCGCTGTTCGACATCGAGAAGGTGCCCGCGGCCGACTGCGCGGCGGGCATCGTCGACGCGATCGCGGGCGACGGCTTCGAGTACTACGTGCCCGCGCAGTTCCCCGGCGGCATCGACGCGAAGGACATTGCGGTCGGAAAGACCCAGAACTGCGACGACTACCTCAGAGGTATGGCCGCTTTCGCGCAGAGCGCGCGCTCCTGAGCCGCCCGGCATCAGCTTGACGGCGCGGGCGCGCGGGTAGGTTGCTCGCGAGTCGCGACCTCGATATCGGGCCTCCAGCCGGCGCCCGACGAAAGGTGGGATGGCATGCCCCCGCGCCGTGCCCCGCTCGTGGCGTGCGTCATCGCCACGGTGTTGCTCGGCGCGTCCCCGCTCGGCGCGACGACCTCGGCGCGTTCGTTCGCGATGCCGCGCTCGGCGTCCGCGGTGGTGCACGCGCTCGCGTCGACGCAGGTCACGCGCGCGGCGGATGGTCCGCACGCCGACTCGTTGTGCTGGGAACGCGACTACAGCGACGCGCCCGGCGACGCGCCCATCGACGCGACGTCGTATCGACTCACCTACGACTGCCAGTCGCTCACTTGGCGGCTCGCGGTGTCACTCACCGCGCCCGTGCAACCGGCGGCCTTCGACAGCCTCGCGATCGAGATCGACACCGACAACGATCCCGGGAACGGATGCGTCGGGTTCGACGTGCTCGCGGCCGGCGTGTTCGGCCCGAACAACGTGCCGAAGGGTGTGCTCGTTGCCACACCGACGTGCGATCCGAACACGTGGACGACGGTCGGCCCCGCGGGCTTCTCGGCGTACGGCTCGGGCAAGGAGCTCGCGCTCAGCTTCTCCGAGCACGCGCTGGCCGACGCGCCCCGCCTCATCTGGAACGCGGGCGTCGTGCCGCGCGACCCGGAGCAGCCGGTCGACTCACTCCCCGACCAGGGCGTCGTCGTGGCCGGCGAGTTCCTGCCCGCGACCTCCGCGCACGACGGGTACTGGCTCGTCGACTCCGCCGGCGGCGTGCACGCGTACGGCAACGCCGGCTTCCACGGCGACCTCGGCGGCCACACGCTCGCGCAGCCGATCGTGTCGATGGCCCGCCGCACCGATCGCGACGGCTACTGGCTGCTCGGCCGCGACGGCGGCGTCTTCACGTTCGGCGACGCGCACTTCTACGGATCGACCGGCGCGCTGCGGCTCAACCGTCCGGTCGTGTCGATGGCGGCGACGAGCAATTGCGGCGGCTACTGGTTCGTCGCGGCCGACGGCGGCATCTTCAGCTTCGGGAACGCACACTTCTACGGATCGACCGGAGCGCTGCACCTCAACCGTCCCGTCGTGTCGATGGCGGCGACCCCGACCGGCCGTGGCTACTGGTTGGTCGCGTCCGACGGCGGGATCTTCGCGTTCGGCGACGCGCACTTCTACGGGTCGACCGGCGCGCTCCATCTCAATCGACCGATCGTCGGCATGGAACCGACGCCGAGCGGTCACGGCTATTGGTTGATCGCCTCCGACGGCGGGATCTTCGCGTTCGGCGACGCGCACTTCTACGGGTCGACCGGCGGCATCCACCTCGTGAGCCCGATCGTCGGCATGCGCCGCTCGCCGACCGGCAAGGGCTATCGCTTCGTCGCGGCCGACGGCGGCATCTTCGGATTCGGCGACGCGGCGTTCCTCGGCGGCCTCGGTGGCGGTCGGCCTCCGAGCCCGATCGTCGCGATGGGCTAGCTGGGCGCCGGCGCGGCGCCGCGATTACGCCGGCGCGGGCGTCAGCGTCACCGGGATGCCGTTGAGGACGGCGTTCCCGGAGAGCGGATCGAAGCGGTCGGTGCTCGAGAGGACGTTGCTGTTCGCACCGGGCCGGCGCTGCGCGACGCGCAGCTGCGCACCCTCGGCGTCGTGACCCCAACCGTGCGGGATGCTGACGACGCCGGGCATCACCGCGTCGGTCACTTCCGCGTGCAGCTCCACTTCACCGGTCGCGGACGCGACGACCACGCACTCGCCGTCGACGACGCCACTGCGGCGGGCGTCGTCGGGGTGCACGTGCACCGTGCAACGCTCTTTGCCCTTCACGAGCACCTCGACGTTGTGCATCCACGAGTTGTTCGAGCGCAGATCGCGCCGGCCGACGAGCACGAGGGTGCCCTCACGATGTTCCGCGAGCGACGCGCGCAGTCGCTCGACGTCGGCGACGATCGGCGCGGGCGCGAGCTCGATCATCCCCGACTCGGTGCGCAGGCACTCGGGAACGCGCGGTTGCAGAGGTCCGAGGTCGACGCCGTGCGGGTTCGCGAGCAAAACGTCGAGCGAGAGCCCGGCTTCGGTTGCACCGAAGCCGTCGCCGTAGGCGCCGTTGCGCAGCATGAAGTCGAGCACGCGCTCGGGACCGCGGCGCTGCGCGAGCGTTGCGACCAGCTCGCCGGCGTCGCGGCCTTCGACGTTGCTGCCACTGCGGCCGGTCGCCTTCTCCACGAGGCCGGCGACGATCATGTCGTCGAAGGCATCGACGTCGGCGTGCGCGCCCTGGCCCGCGCAGATCGCCGCCAGCCGCAGCATGACCTGCCACTCCGGCATCTCGCCGGACTCGAGGTCGAAGACCGGCGGCGAGTAGTTCGCGACGTTGCGGATCGCGAGCGAGTACAGCGCGACGTCGTAGTGCCCGCGCGCGAGCGCGCCCTCGGCGGGCAGGATCACGTGCGCGTGGCGCGTCGTCTCGTTGCGGTAGATGTCGATGCTCACGAGGAAATCGAGCGACGCGAACGCGCGGTCGAGACGACGCGCGTCGGGATTCGACACGACCGGATTGCCCGCGACCGTGATGAGCGCACGCACCTGCCCGTCGCCGGGCGTCTCGATCTCCTCGGCGAGGCACACGACCGGCAGCTCGCCGAACGTCTCGGGCAGGTCGCGCACGCGTGAGCGCCGGCGACCGAACTTCACGCCCCGCCCCTTGCCCGGCGCGCCTGTGCTCGACGGGGTGGTCGCGGGCTTCGCGAACATCGCGCCGCCCGGACGGTCGAGGTTGCCCGTCACCACGTTGAGCACGTCGACGAGCCACGACGCGAGCGTGCCGAACTCCTGGGTGCAGGTGCCGATACGCCCGTACACCGCGGCCGTCGCCGCGGACGCGAGCTCGTGCGCGATGCGGCGCGTCGTCGACGCTTCGATGCCCGTCACGGGCGCAACGACCTCGGGCGTGAACGGCGCGACCACAGCGCGCACGTCGTCGAGGCCGACCACCCAGTCGGCGACCGTGCCGAGGTCGACGACGTTGTCCTCGAAGATCACGTTGACCAGCGCGGCGAGGAAGTGCGCGTCGGTGCCGGGCCGGATGAAGCAGTGCTCGTCGGCTTCCTCGGCCGTCTTCGACCGGCGCGGGTCGACGACGACGAGCTTGCCGCCGCGCCCGCGCAGCGCGCGCAGACGACCGGGGATGTCGGGCGCGGTCATGAGACTGCCGTTCGACGCGAACGGGTTCGCGCCGAGCACGAGCAGGTAGTCGGTGCGGTCGACGTCCGGGACCGGAATGCTCAACGCCGCGCCGAACATCATCGCCGCCGACACCTGCTTCGGCATCTGGTCGACGGTGCTCGCGGAGTACACGTTGCGCGTGCGCGCGGCCTGGAGGAGCGGACGGTTGTAGAGCAGCCCCGACAAATTGTGCGCGGTCGGGTTGCCGAGGTACACCGCGAGCGCGTCGGGCCCGTGCTCGGCGACGATGCGCGTGAGGTTCTCGTCGATCAGCTCGAACGCCGCGTCCCAGCTCGCCTCGCGCCACTCGCTGCCGGTGCGGATCTGCGGTCGCCGCAAGCGATCGGGATCGCGCTCGAGCGCGCGCAGCGCGGTGCCCTTCGGGCACAGGTAGCCGTGGCTGAAGACGTCGTCCTTGTCGCCGCGGACGAGCGTGACCTCGCGGTCCTCGACGTGCAGCTCGAGCCCACAGGTCGCCTCGCACAAGGGGCACGTGTAGTACGAGATCGCCATGGCGGAAACGGTAGACGTCCTGCCCGGTATCGTGCGTCGGCCCATGAGCACCTACTGCGAGATGGCACCGGGCGACCCCTGGCACGGCCCGTATCACGACACCGAGTACGGCTTCCCGACGCGCGACGACTCGATCCTCTTCGAACGGCTCGTGCTCGAGATCAATCAGGCCGGGTTGTCGTGGTTGACCGTGTTGAAGAAGCGCGCCGCGTTCCGTGCCGCGTTCGACGACTTCGATCCTGCGGTCGTCGCGGGCTACGGCGCTGCCGAGCGGGAGCGGCTGCTCGCCGACGCGGGCATCATCCGCAACCGCGCCAAGGTCGACGCCGCGATCGCGAACGCGGCGACGGTCGTCGCGCTCCAAGCGGAGCACGGATCGTTCGCCGCATGGATCGACGGGCAGCACCCGCGCCCGATCGACGATTGGGTGAAGCTGTTCAAGAAGACGTTCCGCTTCACCGGCGGCGAGATCGTCAAGGAGTTCCTGATGAGCACCGGCTACCTAGGCGGCGCCCACGACGAGTCGTGTCCGGTCGCCGCGCAGATCGCCGCGTTGCGCCCACCCTGGATGGAGGGTTCGTGAGCGAGCCCGGCGCAGACCGCAGGCGCGGTCAGCAGGAGACCGACGGCAACCGTCGGGCTCGAGCGCCGGAGGTGGTCGCCGCATGAGCGATCGCTTCTACTTCCGGCAGCTGCTCGCCGGCCACGACTTCGCGCAGGCCGACCAGATCGCGCAGCAGATGGTGAACTTCTGCTACCTGATCGGCGACCGCGAGCGCGGCGAGTGCGTCGCGATCGACCCCGCGTACGGCGTGAGCGAGCTCGTCGAGATCGTCGGCGCGGCAGGCATGAAGCTCACCGGCGTGCTCGTCACGCACTACCACCCCGACCATGTCGGTGGTGACCTCGGCGGTTGGAAGATCGAGGGCGTACGCGAGCTGCTCGCGCTCGACGTGTCGGCGCCCGTGCACGTGAACGACGCGGAGGCACACGGTGTGATGCGCGTCACCGGCGCGTCGGAGAGCGACCTCGTGCGTCATCGAGGCGGCGACGTCGTGAACGTCGGCGACATCGCGATCACGCTGCTGCACACACCCGGTCACACGCCCGGCAGTCAGTGCTTCCTCGTCGACGGCCGGTTGGTCTCGGGCGACACGTTGTTCCTCGACGGCTGCGGCCGCACCGACCTTCCCGGCGGCGATCCCGGCGCGCTCTACGACAGCATCGAGACGCTCGCGTCGCTCCCCGACGACACGGTCCTGTTTCCCGGCCACCGCTACTCGGCCGAGGCGTCGCTCCGCCTCGACGAGACCCGCAATCGCAACATCGTCTTCCGCCCCAAGACGCGCGAGCAGTGGCTCACGATGTTCGGCAACTGATCGACTCTCGCGACACTGACCCGCTCGCCTTCAACTTTGCGACGCTCAGCGCCCGGGAGGGACATCCAAGGTCGCAAAGTGCGGTGCTCGGCGCGCCGCGCCGGCGGATCGCAGAGATCAGGCCGCGGGTGCGCCGCCCCGACGGGGACCGGGGTGCGGCGCGCGAACGCGCCGGCGCTTCGGCATCGGGATGACGTTGCCGCGTTCGGAGCCGACGACGGTGAGCCGGGGCGACGCCGTGCGGCTCCCGTCGTCGGCGTTGGCCCCTCCGCGACCTGAGGCGGACGGGTGGGCAGCGACGGCGGCCTCGAGGCCCTCGAGGAAGCGCGCGTGCGGAGACCGCACCTGCTTCCACTCGCGCTTGGCGCGCATCGCGACACCCTCCCGGATCCGCCCGGACTACTGAGAGTCCAATCGGCGCGCCGGGCCCGAAGCTGAGAAAGCGGAGCCGCCGCTACGAAGGGTCGAACAGGACCGGCAACCGGTTCGGCCCCCGGAACGCCATGCCTTCGATGACGGGCGCAGCCGCATCCGGGTCGAGCCGCAGGTTCGGCAGCCGGTCGAGGATCGTGTCGAGGCCGACGCGCAGCTCGAGCCGCGCGAGGTGCATGCCGAGGCACTGGTGCGGACCCGTGCCGAACGCGACGTGGTGCTGCACGGGCCGGCCGAGCTTCCACTCCTCCGGCTCGTCGAAGCGCGCCGCGTCGCGATTCGCCGACCCGGTGACGACCGAGACCGGCGACCCCGCGGCGACCGGGCAACCTCCGATCTCGGTGTCGCGCGCGGCGACGCGGCTGACCATCGTCACCGACGTCTCCCAGCGCAGCGTCTCCTCGATCACCTCGGGCATGAGCGAGCGATCGTTCATCACCTGCTCGTACGCGGCCGGGTGCGTGAGCAGCGCGACGAGGCAGTTGCCCATCACGCGGAACGTCGTCTCCGCGCCCGCGGGCAGCAGCAGTCGCAGGAAGCCGTAGATCTTGCTGTCGGAGAGTCGTTCGCCGTCGATCTCGGTGTTGACGAGATCGCTCAGGAAGTCGCCCGACGGCGTGGCGCGGCGCGCCTCGACGAGCGGCGTCAGGTAGTCGACCATCGCCTGCGACGCGGCGTGACCGGCCGGCGGGTTGAGCGGACCGGTGTTGATCTGCTCGGCCCAGAGCGCGAACTGCTCGGAGTCTTCGAGCGGCACACCGACGATCCCGCAGATCACCTGCACCGGGTACTTCGCGGTGATGTCGGCGACGAGATCGCCGCGCCCGTTCGGCGCGATCTCGTCGAGCAGGCGCGCGATCGCCGGGCGCACGAGGGTGTCGTCCCACTTCTCGAGCTGCGACGCGCGGAACGCCTTGGCGACGAGGTTGCGATACTTACGGTGCTCGGGGCCGTCGAGGGCGAGGATCAGATCGCCCATGTACTCGCCGATGTGCTCGCGGTTGATCGACGACGAGAACGTCTCGACGTCGCGCAGCACGTGCTCGACGTTCTGCCAGTCGAGCACCTGATAGGTCGGCAGGCTGCCGCCCATCGAGATACCGGGGCTCTCGGCGACCGGACATCCCGCCTCGAGGGCTGCGCGCCACGCGCCGTAGGGCTGGGCCGTCGTCCACTCGACCGGAAGCGTCGTGTCGCTCATGATCTCCGCTCCTTGCGCGCCGTCGGCGCGCCGGGCCGCTCGGGCCACGCTCGCTGCTCGCCGGGATACCCGCCTCGCGCACGCTCGCTCATGATCTCCGCTCCTCGCGCGCCGTCGCAGATACCTGACACGGTAGTCAGGTTCGGTGGGAGGTGAGGCCCGACGCGGTCAGCTCGCGATGCCGACGATCCCTCCCGGCGGGAGCGCGGTGCCGCTGAGGGAACCGGCGAACGCGGCGTCGCCGAAGTCGAAGACGCTGCCGTCGTTCGCGACCAGTCGGTACCCGCGGCCACTCGCGGTCGCGCGCATGCCGACGATCGGCGCCGTGACGTGGAGCGCGCCCGTCGAGCCGAGGAAGTGCGCGTCACCGAACGAGAAGATCCCACCATCGGACGCGACCAACCAATAGCCGTTGCCCGACGGCGTCGACGTCATGCCGACGATCGGACGGCTCAAGCGGATCGCGCCCGTCGAACCGAAGAACCGCGCGTCGCCGAACGAGAAGATTCCACCGTCCGCCGCGACCAACCAATAGCCGTGACCCGACGGCGTCGACGCCATCCCCACGATCGGCTGGTTGAGTCGAATCGCGCCGGTCGACCCGAAGAAGCGCGCGTCGCCATACGAGAAGATCCCACCGTCGGATGCGACCAACCAATAGCCGTTGCCGGACGGCGTCGGCGCCATGCCGACGATCGGTTGGTTCAAGCGGATCGCGCCCGTCGACCCGAAGAAGCGCGCGTCGCCGGACGTGAAGATGCCGCCGTCGGTCGCGACCGACCACAGTCCTCGATGATCGGGCGTCGACGCGACTCCGACGATCGGACGCGCGACCGGACCGTCGGTCGCGCCACGGCACGTGCCGACGTCGCCGAAGCCGCTGACGTCGCCGTTCGCGGCCGCGAGCCAATACCCGGCGATCGACGCGCGCGCGGGCGTGAGGTAGCACGACGCGAACGTCGAGCCCGTGTCGGGGAACCGATCGGTCGTGTTCGCGCCGGTCATGAGGTTGGCCACTTCAAGACCGCCCCAGACGCGGACCGTCGCCGCGTTGCCGACCTCCGACAGCGGCCAGCTCATGTCGAAGTCCGACGCGAACGCATGGCCGCCCGCCAGCACGTTGTAGTCGTTCGTCCACGTGCTCTGGTCACAGGTCGGCGTGCGCGACACCGCGTCCAGAAACGCCGTCTCCTCGTCGCGCAGGAACACGCGGTAGTCGGCACCTTGGCAGCCGTCCGTCGGATCGCCGTCGGTGTCGAGCTGCGCGACGAGGAGCACCTGCGAGCTCGCGTACGGGATCGGCGCGGCCGTGAGCGCTTCGAGGGAGAGGAAATGGTTCGCGCAGTCGTAGCGCAGGACGAACGTGCGCACGTCGACCAAGCCGGCGTTCGGCGAGTCTCCGATGCTGTGCTGCGAGCAGATGTTCGGCGTCAGGTAGGCGGCGGCCGGCGCGGCCGACAAACCGCCGACCACGAGGCCGAGCGCGACGACGAGCCCCACGAGCTTCCCCACAGTTCCCCCGATCCTCGAACCCCGTAGATTCAAGCGCACGACGGGGTGCCCCGTCACGCTTGGGTAACCTCCGCGCCGTGCCCGCACTCGGATCCGACCCGTTCGCCGAGACCGACGACCAGGCCGCGCTGCGCGCGCTCGCCCGCGACGTCGCCGAGCGCGAGCTGCTCCCGAACGCGCGTCACTGGGACGAGACCGAGGAGTTCCCGCAGGCGTCGTGGGACGCGCTGAAGAAGTACGACCTCTTCGGCATCACCATCGGCGAGGAGTACGGCGGCATGGGCCTCGGCGACATCGAGGCTGCAATCGTCCTCGAGGAGCTCGGCCGGGTCGATGTGTCGAGCGCGATCCTCGCCCAGCTCACGTTCAACGGGCCGCCGCGCGCGATCGAGCACTTGGGCAACGACGCGCTGAAGAACCGCTGGCTGCCGACGGCGGCCGCGGGCGACGGTCTGTTCTGCATCGGCATCTCGGAATCCGAAGCGGGCTCCGCGGTGAACCACATGCGCGCGCGGCTCACGCCCGACGGCGACGGCTTCCGTCTCAACGCGTACAAGAACTACGTGACCGGCGGGCACAAGGCGTGTTCGTGCCTGGTGTGGTGCCGCTTCCCCGGCAGCGAAGGCACGAAGGGCATCGGCGCGGTCGTCGTCGACCTCGCGGCCGACGGTGTCACCTGCGCGGGCACGCACGTGAAGATGGGATTGCGCGGCACGAGCGAGGCGGAGCTCGCGTTCGACGACGTGCGCATCGAACCCGACGACGTGCTGGTGTGGGGCGACGCGGAGTCGAGCGAGTCGTTCAAGACGCTCATCGCGCACATCAACCACGAGCGCTGCGGCAACGCCGCGATGTGCGTCGGCGCCGCGCAAGGAGCGCTCGAATACGCGATCGGCTACATGAACGAGCGCACCGTCGGGAAGCGCACGCTCGCCGACTTCCAGGGTCTGCAGTGGAAGATCGCCGACGTGACCGTCGAGCTCGAAGGCGCGCGGCTGCTGCTCAAGCGCGCGCTGCACCTCGCGGGACCGCACGGCACTCCCCCGCCGCTCGAGACCGCGATGGCGAAGACCGCCGCGAACCTGGCGGCGAAGCACGTGTGCGACGAGGCGATCCAGCTGCTCGGCGGCTACGGCTTCTCGCGCGAGTACCCGGTCGAGCGCGCGTACCGCGACATCCGCGGCCTCTGCATCGGCGCCGGAACCGTCGAGATCCAGCGCAACTTCATCGGCAAGAACCTGCTCGACGGCATGAAGCCGTCCGGTGCCAGCTGGCGGTGATCTCTGGTCGCGCTCGCTTCGCTCGCCGCTCCTGACGCCTCAGTCCACCACGCGGCGGGAACGTGATTTCAGCCACCTACGAGCACCCGCGTGCGGCGGAGTACGCACGGCTCGACGGTCCGTGGGACATCGCGTCGCTCGACCGTCTGCTGAGCGATCACGACGAAGCGCTCGCCGCGACCGCGATCGCGACGCTCGCCGGCGGATTGCGCGACAACGGCGTCGAGCCCGGTTCCGTCGTCACCTGGCAGGCACCGAACACACCGCAAGCGGTCACGATGTACCGCGCGTGCTGGCGACTCGGCGCGATCGCGGCTCCGATCCATCACGCGATGGGTCTCGAAGAGACGGCCGCGCTCGTGCGACTCCTGCGTCCGCGCGCGCAGGTCGCGTGGAGCGACGTCCCGCTGCGCGAGTCGCGCGACGTGCTCGACTACGACACGCTCTTCGCGAGTCGGTCGCCCATCGCCGATCGCTGGGACGATCCCGCTGCGCTCGCGGCCGTGCTGTTCACCTCGGGTTCGAGCGGCACGCCGAAGGGCGTGCTCCACACCCAACGGTCGCTCGCCTACAAGGCCCGGCTCATGGCCGAGGTGCACGGCCTGCGCCCCGACGACGCGGTGCTGATGCCCGCGCCGCTCGCGCACATCTCGGGTCTGCTCAACGGGGTGACGCTGCCCGGCGTCGTTCCCTTCAAGACGGTGCTCATGGCGCGCTGGGATCCCGAGCACGCGCTCGATCTCATCGAGCGTGAGCAGGTGACGTTCATGATCGGCCCGCCGACGTTCTTCGTCTCGTTGATGGCGGCACCGAGCTTCTCCGCGGCGCGCGTCGCGAGCCTGCGGCTCGTGTCGAGCGGGGGCGCCGGGGTCACCGAGGAGTTCGTCGAGGAAGCGAGCGCGCGCCTCGGCTGCGTCGTGAAGCGCACCTACGGCTCCACGGAGGCGCCGACGGTGGCGACGTCGCTCGGGGAGGACGCGGTCGGCGACGCACGTCGTCACGACGGACGCGCCATCGGCGCGATCGCGTTGCGGGTCAGCGATCCCGACACGGGCGAGGCGCGCGCACCGGGCGAGGCCGGCGAGCTGTGGGTGCAGGGTCCCGAGTTGTTCTCCGGCTACCTCGACCAGTCCGACACCGACGCGGCGGTGCGCGACGGCTGGTTCCGCACCGGC
It encodes:
- a CDS encoding DNA-3-methyladenine glycosylase I encodes the protein MSTYCEMAPGDPWHGPYHDTEYGFPTRDDSILFERLVLEINQAGLSWLTVLKKRAAFRAAFDDFDPAVVAGYGAAERERLLADAGIIRNRAKVDAAIANAATVVALQAEHGSFAAWIDGQHPRPIDDWVKLFKKTFRFTGGEIVKEFLMSTGYLGGAHDESCPVAAQIAALRPPWMEGS
- a CDS encoding MBL fold metallo-hydrolase gives rise to the protein MSDRFYFRQLLAGHDFAQADQIAQQMVNFCYLIGDRERGECVAIDPAYGVSELVEIVGAAGMKLTGVLVTHYHPDHVGGDLGGWKIEGVRELLALDVSAPVHVNDAEAHGVMRVTGASESDLVRHRGGDVVNVGDIAITLLHTPGHTPGSQCFLVDGRLVSGDTLFLDGCGRTDLPGGDPGALYDSIETLASLPDDTVLFPGHRYSAEASLRLDETRNRNIVFRPKTREQWLTMFGN
- a CDS encoding cytochrome P450, with protein sequence MSDTTLPVEWTTAQPYGAWRAALEAGCPVAESPGISMGGSLPTYQVLDWQNVEHVLRDVETFSSSINREHIGEYMGDLILALDGPEHRKYRNLVAKAFRASQLEKWDDTLVRPAIARLLDEIAPNGRGDLVADITAKYPVQVICGIVGVPLEDSEQFALWAEQINTGPLNPPAGHAASQAMVDYLTPLVEARRATPSGDFLSDLVNTEIDGERLSDSKIYGFLRLLLPAGAETTFRVMGNCLVALLTHPAAYEQVMNDRSLMPEVIEETLRWETSVTMVSRVAARDTEIGGCPVAAGSPVSVVTGSANRDAARFDEPEEWKLGRPVQHHVAFGTGPHQCLGMHLARLELRVGLDTILDRLPNLRLDPDAAAPVIEGMAFRGPNRLPVLFDPS
- a CDS encoding molybdopterin-dependent oxidoreductase — protein: MAISYYTCPLCEATCGLELHVEDREVTLVRGDKDDVFSHGYLCPKGTALRALERDPDRLRRPQIRTGSEWREASWDAAFELIDENLTRIVAEHGPDALAVYLGNPTAHNLSGLLYNRPLLQAARTRNVYSASTVDQMPKQVSAAMMFGAALSIPVPDVDRTDYLLVLGANPFASNGSLMTAPDIPGRLRALRGRGGKLVVVDPRRSKTAEEADEHCFIRPGTDAHFLAALVNVIFEDNVVDLGTVADWVVGLDDVRAVVAPFTPEVVAPVTGIEASTTRRIAHELASAATAAVYGRIGTCTQEFGTLASWLVDVLNVVTGNLDRPGGAMFAKPATTPSSTGAPGKGRGVKFGRRRSRVRDLPETFGELPVVCLAEEIETPGDGQVRALITVAGNPVVSNPDARRLDRAFASLDFLVSIDIYRNETTRHAHVILPAEGALARGHYDVALYSLAIRNVANYSPPVFDLESGEMPEWQVMLRLAAICAGQGAHADVDAFDDMIVAGLVEKATGRSGSNVEGRDAGELVATLAQRRGPERVLDFMLRNGAYGDGFGATEAGLSLDVLLANPHGVDLGPLQPRVPECLRTESGMIELAPAPIVADVERLRASLAEHREGTLVLVGRRDLRSNNSWMHNVEVLVKGKERCTVHVHPDDARRSGVVDGECVVVASATGEVELHAEVTDAVMPGVVSIPHGWGHDAEGAQLRVAQRRPGANSNVLSSTDRFDPLSGNAVLNGIPVTLTPAPA
- a CDS encoding acyl-CoA dehydrogenase family protein, with the protein product MPALGSDPFAETDDQAALRALARDVAERELLPNARHWDETEEFPQASWDALKKYDLFGITIGEEYGGMGLGDIEAAIVLEELGRVDVSSAILAQLTFNGPPRAIEHLGNDALKNRWLPTAAAGDGLFCIGISESEAGSAVNHMRARLTPDGDGFRLNAYKNYVTGGHKACSCLVWCRFPGSEGTKGIGAVVVDLAADGVTCAGTHVKMGLRGTSEAELAFDDVRIEPDDVLVWGDAESSESFKTLIAHINHERCGNAAMCVGAAQGALEYAIGYMNERTVGKRTLADFQGLQWKIADVTVELEGARLLLKRALHLAGPHGTPPPLETAMAKTAANLAAKHVCDEAIQLLGGYGFSREYPVERAYRDIRGLCIGAGTVEIQRNFIGKNLLDGMKPSGASWR
- a CDS encoding SDR family NAD(P)-dependent oxidoreductase gives rise to the protein MKIAGSRILVTGASSGIGAALAPQLAAAGATVGIVARRADRLEAVLAECRKHAPESRMWSADLGDLDRAEEVALEAWDAFGGLDGLVNNAAMPKRTPVTKLTPADVTLLMDVDFHSPVRMSLALLPKMIERGSGMIMFVSSMGGRIPIANEAAYNAAKYAMCGWSEAMFLDLYGTGVEVKLVLPGPIDTEIWEQPDNEAALFDIEKVPAADCAAGIVDAIAGDGFEYYVPAQFPGGIDAKDIAVGKTQNCDDYLRGMAAFAQSARS
- a CDS encoding AMP-binding protein — its product is MISATYEHPRAAEYARLDGPWDIASLDRLLSDHDEALAATAIATLAGGLRDNGVEPGSVVTWQAPNTPQAVTMYRACWRLGAIAAPIHHAMGLEETAALVRLLRPRAQVAWSDVPLRESRDVLDYDTLFASRSPIADRWDDPAALAAVLFTSGSSGTPKGVLHTQRSLAYKARLMAEVHGLRPDDAVLMPAPLAHISGLLNGVTLPGVVPFKTVLMARWDPEHALDLIEREQVTFMIGPPTFFVSLMAAPSFSAARVASLRLVSSGGAGVTEEFVEEASARLGCVVKRTYGSTEAPTVATSLGEDAVGDARRHDGRAIGAIALRVSDPDTGEARAPGEAGELWVQGPELFSGYLDQSDTDAAVRDGWFRTGDLATVDAQGWLTIVGRIKDVIIRGGENIAAAEVESVLERHAAISHAVAVGYPDRVMGERVCAFVVSRDAAFDVDACRSWFEEQRIARFKTPERVVVVDALPLLASGKPDRTTLRERAAQLDVT